A DNA window from Labrys wisconsinensis contains the following coding sequences:
- the atzF gene encoding allophanate hydrolase, which produces MTDTAPWTPRSGSLDLSTLARAYAAGSLRPSDVVEAIYDRIAARGEDHVWIHLVPRAEALAAARALEAEGPRGRPLWGIPFSIKDCNDVVGLPTTNALKEGAYVAQSTGQAVTRLFEAGAILIGKTNMDQFGIGLVGMRTPYGACSSVFGEDYISGGSSSGSAVSVAAGLASFSIANDAAGSGRVPAAFNNIVGVKPTPGLVSNACVSGGGCVKTIETLSVFALTVEDGMRVLDLIAGYDPSYPFSRPEADGVPLHLEPPPPRLRFGVPKGEALRFFGDDEAARLYGEAVARMQAMGGEAVEVDFAPFEAVQRILYEGPWISERALSLDPVLARHRDAIHPVTRQILETSAGYTALDTFRAIHRIAELKCSLRPVWDDIAVLMVPTTPTIYRKSEIAADPIALNARLGIYTNFVNLMGLTGIAVPNGFRADGLPQGVTFLAPGFAEARVAGIAAAFHRSTGLSLGASGNAYPAYEDAAPPEDRREIAVVGAHLSGMPLNHELTGRGGRFVRRARTSEGYRLYALPGTVPPKPGLVREPATAAGGIELEVWSLPVAGFGDFVARIPAPLCIGKVALADGAEVSGFLCEAAAVAGAEDVTRFGGWRAYLGAAAG; this is translated from the coding sequence ATGACGGACACCGCCCCCTGGACGCCGCGGAGCGGCAGCCTCGACCTCTCCACCCTGGCGCGGGCCTATGCCGCCGGCTCGCTCAGGCCGAGCGACGTGGTGGAGGCCATCTACGACCGCATCGCGGCGCGCGGCGAGGACCATGTCTGGATCCATCTCGTGCCGCGGGCCGAGGCGCTCGCCGCGGCGCGGGCGCTGGAGGCCGAAGGCCCGCGCGGCCGCCCGCTCTGGGGCATCCCGTTCTCGATCAAGGACTGCAACGACGTCGTCGGCCTGCCCACCACCAATGCGCTGAAAGAGGGCGCCTATGTCGCGCAGAGCACGGGGCAGGCGGTGACGCGCCTGTTCGAGGCCGGCGCCATCCTGATCGGCAAGACCAACATGGACCAGTTCGGCATCGGCCTGGTCGGCATGCGCACGCCCTACGGCGCCTGCTCCTCGGTGTTCGGCGAGGATTATATCTCCGGCGGCTCCAGTTCCGGCTCGGCGGTGTCGGTCGCGGCGGGTCTCGCCAGCTTCTCCATCGCCAACGACGCGGCGGGCTCGGGCCGGGTGCCGGCCGCCTTCAACAACATCGTCGGCGTCAAGCCGACCCCTGGCCTGGTCAGCAATGCCTGCGTGTCCGGAGGCGGCTGCGTCAAGACCATCGAGACGCTTTCCGTCTTCGCCCTGACGGTCGAGGACGGCATGCGGGTGCTCGATCTCATTGCCGGCTACGATCCGTCCTATCCCTTCTCCAGGCCGGAAGCGGACGGCGTGCCGCTGCATCTCGAACCGCCGCCGCCGCGCTTGCGCTTCGGCGTGCCCAAGGGCGAGGCGCTGCGCTTCTTCGGCGACGACGAGGCGGCGCGGCTCTACGGCGAGGCCGTGGCGCGGATGCAGGCCATGGGCGGCGAGGCCGTCGAGGTCGACTTCGCGCCCTTCGAGGCGGTGCAGCGCATCCTCTACGAGGGGCCGTGGATCTCCGAGCGCGCGCTCAGCCTCGATCCGGTGCTGGCGCGTCACCGCGATGCCATCCACCCCGTGACGCGCCAGATCCTTGAGACGAGCGCCGGCTACACGGCGCTCGACACGTTCCGGGCGATCCATCGCATCGCCGAGCTCAAATGCAGCCTGCGCCCGGTATGGGACGACATCGCCGTCCTGATGGTGCCGACCACGCCGACCATCTATCGCAAGAGCGAGATCGCCGCCGATCCCATCGCGCTCAATGCCCGGCTCGGCATCTACACCAACTTCGTCAACCTGATGGGCCTCACCGGCATCGCCGTGCCCAACGGCTTTCGCGCCGACGGGCTGCCGCAGGGCGTCACCTTCCTGGCGCCGGGCTTCGCCGAAGCGCGGGTCGCCGGCATCGCCGCCGCCTTCCATCGCAGCACCGGCCTTTCGCTCGGCGCGTCCGGCAACGCCTATCCCGCCTACGAGGACGCCGCGCCGCCGGAGGACCGGCGGGAGATCGCGGTGGTCGGCGCCCATCTCTCCGGCATGCCGCTCAACCACGAGCTGACCGGCCGCGGCGGGCGCTTCGTGCGCCGGGCCCGCACCTCAGAGGGCTATCGTCTCTACGCCCTGCCGGGCACGGTGCCGCCCAAGCCCGGTCTCGTGCGCGAGCCGGCCACGGCGGCCGGCGGCATCGAGCTGGAGGTCTGGTCCCTGCCGGTGGCGGGCTTCGGCGACTTCGTCGCGCGCATTCCGGCGCCGCTGTGCATCGGCAAGGTCGCGCTGGCCGACGGCGCCGAGGTCTCCGGCTTCCTGTGCGAGGCGGCGGCCGTCGCCGGCGCCGAGGACGTCACCCGCTTCGGCGGCTGGCGCGCCTATCTCGGCGCCGCCGCGGGATGA
- a CDS encoding cysteine hydrolase family protein, whose amino-acid sequence MAEAYLPPVPADPYVWPFDGRWSAADTAVLLLGFQAGPVERLRAAAQAARAARLAAAARRAGLAVFAARRGVRPGAAPVLARRAPLGDAVPEAGSPGWALVPAAEPGPDGQIFDHGGDNAFHGTGLEAALRRAGIRNLLIAGLPTDGLMHASMRAANDMGFECLAVADACKGTSLSRHKAQLRITTFGNGLFGAVAPLAAVLTALPHRDAASPHRDAASPHRDAASPHRESET is encoded by the coding sequence ATGGCTGAGGCCTACCTGCCGCCTGTTCCGGCCGATCCCTACGTCTGGCCGTTCGACGGCCGCTGGTCGGCCGCCGACACCGCCGTGCTGCTGCTCGGCTTCCAGGCGGGACCGGTGGAACGGCTGCGGGCCGCGGCGCAGGCGGCGCGGGCCGCCCGGCTCGCCGCCGCAGCGCGGCGGGCGGGCCTCGCCGTCTTCGCCGCGCGCCGCGGCGTCAGGCCTGGTGCCGCGCCGGTGCTGGCGCGGCGGGCGCCGCTCGGCGATGCCGTGCCCGAGGCCGGCAGCCCCGGCTGGGCGCTGGTGCCGGCGGCCGAGCCGGGGCCCGATGGGCAGATCTTCGACCATGGCGGCGACAATGCCTTCCATGGCACCGGTCTCGAGGCGGCGCTGCGCCGGGCCGGCATCCGCAACCTCCTGATCGCCGGCCTGCCCACCGACGGGCTGATGCATGCCTCGATGCGGGCCGCCAACGACATGGGCTTCGAGTGTCTCGCCGTCGCCGATGCCTGCAAGGGCACCAGCCTGTCCCGTCACAAGGCGCAGCTGCGCATCACCACCTTCGGCAACGGCCTGTTCGGCGCGGTGGCGCCGCTCGCGGCCGTGCTCACGGCCCTGCCGCATCGGGACGCGGCTTCGCCGCATCGGGACGCGGCTTCGCCGCATCGGGACGCGGCTTCGCCGCATCGGGAAAGCGAGACATGA
- a CDS encoding cysteine hydrolase family protein translates to MRAAGRRRADAVWPVGAPARPGAVAFLVIDMQVDFCARGGWVDQLGEDVSNTAAVIPPLARALDAARQAGLTIVHTREGHAPDLSDLPANKQWRTRVHGLGIGDRGRSGRILVRGEPGWQIVPELAPRPGEMVIDKPGKSSFHATNLEARLRGLGVTHLAVAGVTSDCCVQSTFRDGFELGFEAVVLEDCTAAVETRNHEATMAILKAYGGRWGRVVRAARFFQALEAGHG, encoded by the coding sequence ATGAGAGCCGCGGGACGCCGCCGGGCGGATGCCGTCTGGCCGGTCGGCGCGCCGGCGCGGCCGGGTGCCGTCGCCTTCCTGGTCATCGACATGCAGGTCGATTTCTGCGCGCGCGGCGGCTGGGTCGACCAGCTCGGCGAGGACGTCTCCAACACGGCAGCGGTGATCCCGCCGCTCGCCCGCGCCCTCGACGCGGCGCGGCAGGCCGGCCTCACCATCGTCCACACCCGCGAGGGCCATGCGCCGGACCTCTCCGACCTTCCCGCCAACAAGCAGTGGCGCACCCGCGTCCATGGGCTCGGCATCGGCGATCGCGGCCGCAGCGGGCGCATCCTGGTGCGGGGCGAGCCGGGCTGGCAGATCGTGCCGGAGCTCGCGCCCCGGCCCGGCGAGATGGTGATCGACAAGCCCGGCAAGTCCTCCTTCCACGCCACCAACCTCGAGGCGCGGCTGCGCGGCCTCGGTGTGACGCATCTGGCCGTCGCCGGCGTCACCTCCGACTGCTGCGTGCAGTCGACCTTCCGCGACGGGTTCGAGCTCGGCTTCGAGGCCGTGGTGCTGGAGGATTGCACCGCCGCGGTCGAGACGCGCAACCACGAGGCGACGATGGCGATCCTCAAGGCCTATGGCGGGCGCTGGGGCCGCGTCGTCCGCGCGGCCCGATTCTTCCAGGCGCTGGAGGCCGGGCATGGCTGA
- a CDS encoding ABC transporter ATP-binding protein, giving the protein MQAEQHGLSLRGVRKSYGRTEVVKGVDLEVAAGEFIVVLGPSGCGKSTLLRIVAGLEDASAGEILIGGRAVGHLPPRRREVAMVFQNYALYPHLTVAGNIGYPLRIARAPKAEIAARVAEAARIVSLEAYLDRKPSQLSGGQRQRVAMARAIIRQPRLFLFDEPLSNLDAKLRVQMRAEIKQLHQRLGVTSVFVTHDQVEAMTLADRIVVMNTGVVEQVGRPTEVYRRPASRYVASFVGAQPMSFLDGQVSPNGRSVTVGETGSLAFPRPLPEACRGRPITLGLRAEAVSIAGSGTAALTGTYGFTEELGALAIHHVSVAGVDILVQGPSGVVPAAGAVPLAVAGEALHLFDAETGRRIEAQPESLAAA; this is encoded by the coding sequence ATGCAGGCGGAACAGCACGGATTGAGCCTTCGCGGGGTGCGCAAGTCCTATGGACGCACCGAGGTGGTGAAAGGCGTCGATCTCGAGGTCGCGGCGGGCGAGTTCATCGTCGTGCTCGGCCCGTCGGGCTGCGGGAAGTCGACGCTGCTGCGCATCGTCGCCGGGCTTGAGGATGCCTCCGCCGGCGAGATCCTGATCGGCGGCCGCGCGGTCGGGCACCTGCCGCCGCGCCGGCGCGAGGTCGCCATGGTGTTCCAGAACTATGCGCTCTATCCCCACCTCACCGTCGCCGGCAATATCGGCTATCCCCTGCGCATCGCCCGGGCGCCGAAGGCCGAGATCGCGGCGCGGGTGGCGGAGGCCGCGCGCATCGTCAGCCTCGAAGCCTATCTCGACCGCAAGCCCTCGCAGCTCTCCGGCGGCCAGCGCCAGCGCGTCGCCATGGCGCGCGCCATCATCCGCCAGCCGCGCCTGTTCCTGTTCGACGAGCCGCTCTCCAACCTCGACGCCAAGCTGCGCGTGCAGATGCGGGCCGAGATCAAGCAGCTGCACCAGCGGCTCGGCGTCACCTCGGTGTTCGTCACCCACGACCAGGTCGAGGCCATGACCCTGGCCGACCGCATCGTGGTGATGAACACCGGCGTGGTCGAGCAGGTCGGACGGCCGACCGAGGTCTATCGCCGGCCCGCCAGCCGCTATGTCGCCTCCTTCGTCGGCGCCCAGCCGATGAGCTTCCTCGACGGCCAGGTCTCGCCGAACGGCCGCTCCGTCACCGTCGGCGAGACCGGCAGCCTCGCTTTCCCCCGGCCCCTGCCGGAAGCCTGTCGCGGCCGGCCGATCACGCTGGGCCTCAGGGCCGAGGCGGTCTCGATCGCCGGCTCCGGAACGGCTGCGCTCACCGGCACCTACGGCTTCACCGAGGAGCTCGGGGCGCTCGCCATCCACCATGTCTCGGTCGCCGGCGTCGACATCCTGGTGCAAGGACCGTCCGGCGTGGTGCCTGCCGCCGGAGCGGTGCCGCTCGCCGTGGCGGGAGAGGCGCTGCACCTCTTCGACGCCGAGACCGGGCGGCGCATCGAGGCCCAGCCCGAAAGCCTCGCCGCCGCCTGA
- a CDS encoding carbohydrate ABC transporter permease, whose amino-acid sequence MTATPAHVAARRLGACARAGVLVLAVVLFLAPVIWIATTAYKPGRDIFSIPPVLGFTPTLANFRVLFGLFDVPGLVMNSLAISLGATAIALLVGVPCGYALARSRWKHAVTIAYALLAIRMMPRVVTLMPFYLLMRDVGLLGTTWAVALTNGTLSAGFVVWMMFSYFRALPPEAEYAAELDGRTAFGAFLFVAVPLVMPGIVASALFSIMLAWNDFLTPAYLTTADSKPLSVALLSAYGTKDVSWGTMGALAHFSTLPIVLIALILNRYFVQGLTKGMH is encoded by the coding sequence ATGACCGCGACCCCTGCCCATGTCGCCGCCCGCCGGCTCGGCGCCTGTGCCCGGGCCGGCGTCCTCGTCCTCGCCGTCGTCCTGTTCCTGGCGCCGGTGATCTGGATCGCCACGACGGCCTACAAGCCGGGCCGGGACATCTTCAGCATCCCGCCGGTGCTCGGCTTCACGCCGACGCTCGCCAATTTCCGGGTGCTGTTCGGCCTGTTCGACGTGCCGGGCCTGGTGATGAACAGCCTGGCGATCAGCCTGGGGGCGACGGCGATCGCCCTCCTCGTCGGCGTGCCCTGCGGCTATGCCCTGGCGCGCAGCCGCTGGAAGCATGCGGTGACCATCGCCTATGCGCTGCTCGCCATCCGCATGATGCCGCGCGTGGTGACGCTGATGCCGTTCTACCTCCTGATGCGCGACGTCGGCCTGCTCGGCACCACCTGGGCCGTGGCGCTGACCAACGGCACGCTCAGCGCCGGCTTCGTCGTCTGGATGATGTTCTCCTATTTCCGTGCCCTGCCGCCGGAGGCCGAATATGCCGCCGAGCTCGACGGGCGCACCGCGTTCGGCGCCTTCCTGTTCGTCGCCGTGCCGCTGGTCATGCCGGGGATCGTCGCCAGCGCTCTGTTCAGCATCATGCTGGCCTGGAACGACTTCCTCACCCCGGCCTATCTCACGACCGCGGATTCGAAGCCGCTGTCGGTGGCGCTGCTCTCGGCCTACGGCACCAAGGACGTGTCCTGGGGCACGATGGGCGCGCTCGCCCATTTCTCGACGCTGCCGATCGTGCTGATCGCCCTGATCCTCAACCGCTATTTCGTCCAGGGCCTCACCAAGGGCATGCACTGA
- a CDS encoding carbohydrate ABC transporter permease, translated as MADLADRGARAASGDGRSALAGLVARVLPPGEPLEARRRLFLICLTLPAVLYVLVCAVYPAAVGLGYSLFKYNLLRPNRTAFVGLDNYLGLWADPATHAAILNTLVFMAAAVGAEFVLGFALALLLWRDGLFNRICLALLLIPVTVTPLATGLIFRGLLTPDYGPVGYWARVLGISGERGFLGTPETALATIVAMDVWQWTPLMALILLAGLKAIPASFLEAAKVDGATAVQRFTTVIVPVMVPSILLALLLRLIDASMVFDTIYVTTNGGPNNATNVLMIAAVKEGLEFFNIGRAGAISAVMLVLVGVLASVFFVLIGRYDRKVAP; from the coding sequence GTGGCGGACCTGGCCGATAGGGGCGCGAGGGCCGCCTCCGGCGACGGGCGCTCCGCCCTCGCCGGGCTCGTCGCCCGCGTCCTGCCGCCGGGCGAGCCACTGGAGGCGCGCCGGCGGCTCTTCCTCATCTGCCTGACCCTGCCGGCGGTGCTCTACGTGCTGGTCTGCGCGGTCTACCCGGCGGCCGTCGGCCTCGGCTACAGCCTGTTCAAGTACAACCTGCTGCGCCCGAACCGCACCGCCTTCGTCGGGCTCGACAATTATCTCGGGCTCTGGGCCGATCCGGCGACCCATGCGGCGATCCTCAACACGCTGGTGTTCATGGCCGCCGCGGTCGGCGCCGAGTTCGTGCTCGGCTTCGCGCTGGCCCTGCTGCTGTGGCGCGACGGCCTGTTCAACCGCATCTGCCTCGCCCTGCTCCTGATCCCGGTGACGGTGACACCGCTCGCCACCGGCCTGATCTTCCGCGGCCTGCTGACGCCGGACTACGGGCCGGTCGGCTACTGGGCCCGCGTGCTCGGCATCTCCGGCGAGCGCGGCTTCCTCGGCACGCCGGAGACGGCGCTCGCCACCATCGTCGCCATGGACGTCTGGCAATGGACGCCGCTGATGGCGCTGATCCTGCTGGCCGGCCTCAAGGCGATCCCGGCCAGCTTCCTGGAGGCGGCGAAGGTCGACGGCGCCACCGCCGTCCAGCGCTTCACCACGGTGATCGTCCCGGTGATGGTGCCCTCGATCCTGCTCGCCCTGCTCCTGCGCCTGATCGACGCCTCGATGGTGTTCGACACCATCTACGTCACCACCAATGGCGGGCCGAACAACGCCACCAACGTTCTGATGATCGCGGCGGTGAAGGAGGGCCTGGAATTCTTCAACATCGGCCGGGCCGGTGCGATCTCGGCGGTGATGCTGGTCCTGGTCGGCGTGCTCGCCAGCGTCTTCTTCGTGCTGATCGGCCGCTACGACCGTAAGGTGGCGCCATGA
- a CDS encoding ABC transporter substrate-binding protein — MTRVAKGQNRTARRGGGLAGAWRAAASGAALALAAALSPAAAADVTLNVASMNDPFGAAMAKLAPTVEEKTGVAIKVDIMSYGELMTKTTADFVGNTKGYDVVTMDIVLAGQYATSDQVLDLTQLVKRDAAELDLDDIYPAIMASIGQYGGKQVAFPFAGYANVLVYRTDLFEAAKLKAPTTMEELVADAETLTDRAKGQYGWVANGQKGPAVAQDWMQYNAEFGGSILDKDGKPALNSEANIKSLAAYKQLFDKAAPPGAVDYDWGGREESFRQGVSATMQTWSVGAAAYGNPDQSKVVGKFAVVKAPSGAGLPERYGIGGWGLSINKDIDAGRQEAAWKVIKYLAGKEGQKELNLLGAGGYIRKSTLADPDLLKKFPFQPVIAESFAKGDGDFRPRIPEYPEIQDILGTAVNAVLAGNADPKAALDEAQAKAKELF, encoded by the coding sequence ATGACCAGGGTTGCAAAGGGCCAGAATCGGACGGCGCGGCGGGGCGGGGGCCTCGCAGGAGCCTGGCGGGCGGCCGCCTCCGGCGCGGCGCTCGCGCTCGCGGCAGCGCTGTCGCCGGCCGCCGCCGCCGATGTGACGCTGAACGTCGCCTCGATGAACGATCCGTTCGGAGCGGCCATGGCCAAGCTCGCGCCGACCGTCGAAGAGAAGACCGGCGTGGCGATCAAGGTCGACATCATGAGCTACGGCGAGCTGATGACCAAGACCACGGCCGACTTCGTCGGCAACACCAAGGGCTATGACGTGGTCACCATGGACATCGTCCTGGCCGGCCAGTACGCCACCTCCGACCAGGTGCTCGACCTCACGCAGCTGGTCAAGCGCGACGCGGCCGAGCTCGATCTCGACGACATCTATCCCGCCATCATGGCCTCGATCGGCCAGTATGGCGGCAAGCAGGTGGCATTCCCCTTTGCCGGCTATGCCAACGTCCTGGTCTATCGCACCGACCTGTTCGAGGCGGCGAAGCTCAAGGCTCCGACGACGATGGAGGAGCTGGTTGCCGACGCGGAGACGCTGACCGACCGCGCCAAGGGGCAATATGGCTGGGTCGCCAACGGCCAGAAGGGACCGGCGGTGGCGCAGGACTGGATGCAGTACAATGCCGAGTTCGGCGGCTCGATCCTCGACAAGGATGGCAAGCCGGCACTCAATTCCGAGGCCAACATCAAGAGCCTCGCCGCCTACAAGCAGCTCTTCGACAAGGCCGCGCCCCCCGGCGCCGTCGACTACGACTGGGGCGGGCGCGAGGAATCCTTCCGCCAGGGCGTGTCGGCGACGATGCAGACCTGGTCGGTCGGCGCCGCCGCCTACGGCAACCCCGACCAGTCCAAGGTGGTCGGCAAGTTCGCGGTGGTGAAGGCGCCCTCCGGCGCGGGCCTGCCGGAGCGCTACGGCATCGGCGGCTGGGGCCTGTCGATCAACAAGGACATCGACGCCGGCCGCCAGGAGGCAGCCTGGAAGGTGATCAAATATCTCGCCGGCAAGGAGGGCCAGAAGGAGCTCAACCTGCTCGGCGCTGGCGGCTATATCCGCAAGAGCACGCTCGCCGACCCCGACCTCCTGAAGAAGTTCCCGTTCCAGCCTGTCATCGCCGAATCCTTCGCCAAGGGCGACGGCGACTTCCGGCCGCGCATCCCCGAATATCCGGAGATCCAGGACATCCTCGGCACCGCCGTCAACGCCGTGCTGGCCGGCAATGCCGATCCCAAGGCCGCGCTGGACGAGGCGCAGGCCAAGGCCAAGGAGCTGTTCTGA
- a CDS encoding questin oxidase family protein, which yields MHRLEAGSDRDAQTGAEGLARLRQAVLADLEAVEYPPRAWVPPRLGPDGRLVLDAVVVGAGLSGLSIAFGLLRRRVSNILVIDRAPQGREGPWATYARMDTLRSPKTLSGLDYGVPSLTYRAWHLAAYGAASWRALDKIDRRDWMAYLAWYRAVLDLPVANETALVGIGEGSGHLVLDVLRQDRPERLYARKLVLATGIDGSGRPVVPPMVAALPAALWHHSAAVPDDLPFAGRRIAVIGAGASGFDAAVHALRGGAAAVVLHARRAVLPNVEVLAWSNFPGFLMSFADLPDEERWRFMRRMRGLVAPPTQEMFDEAAADPRFSLRLGGTVTVAAEAGGVAVASDGDGAPFDHLIAATGFATDLSQRPELAALHPHMALWRDRFRPAAGEEDDELAAYPYLGRAFELQSVSPAHAATLGRVHLFNTGAVPSLGPVCNGVTGLKYGAPRIADAIARDLFTEDRAMHYDRLMSYDDSMFDGSPERLAALRAGLTPVGRRNGAARAEADRLIAKTRGRSAEFPVLLANHLPMVLEALCRLGASPERLAAYAEHYDSLHAVPPLPAPVAPITAGSWTAALGDRSREADYRAFFLQETRRLGGPGAIRIYVPRLSHGVGASALHGLMRLAYGVLRADDAEIGAGLGYWAATFLPLPDRPEGPPVTDEPLALAAAMQDMPAFIGAHVDSHLLWGWIEAIGNKPEFAPLIGRLRLGPDGLDRVAAASLALYAGTMSFEALHAVTGSHWVRLVAPHLDDPRQLTRHFWQVILAVYPKIGMPAPASAEAMAALRAVPPPPDAEIAGAAVASDDEHDHSLVFSALQEYARTGDPLYRVLAARRVGLLP from the coding sequence ATGCATCGTCTCGAGGCCGGCTCGGACCGCGATGCCCAGACCGGTGCCGAAGGGCTCGCCCGGCTGCGGCAGGCCGTGCTGGCCGATCTCGAGGCGGTGGAATATCCGCCGCGGGCCTGGGTGCCGCCCCGCCTCGGTCCGGACGGCCGGCTGGTCCTCGATGCGGTGGTCGTCGGCGCCGGGCTCAGCGGCCTGTCGATCGCCTTCGGGCTGCTGCGCCGCCGCGTCTCCAACATCCTGGTGATCGACCGGGCGCCGCAGGGCCGCGAAGGGCCCTGGGCCACCTATGCCCGCATGGACACGCTGCGCTCGCCGAAGACCCTGTCGGGCCTCGACTACGGCGTGCCCAGCCTGACCTACCGCGCCTGGCACCTGGCCGCCTATGGCGCCGCGTCATGGCGAGCGCTCGACAAGATCGATCGCCGGGACTGGATGGCCTATCTCGCCTGGTATCGCGCGGTGCTGGACCTGCCCGTGGCCAACGAGACGGCCCTCGTCGGCATCGGCGAGGGCAGCGGCCATCTCGTCCTCGATGTCCTGCGGCAGGATAGGCCGGAGCGCCTCTACGCCCGCAAGCTGGTGCTGGCGACCGGCATCGACGGCTCGGGCCGCCCGGTGGTGCCGCCGATGGTCGCGGCCCTGCCCGCCGCGCTCTGGCACCATAGCGCCGCCGTGCCCGACGACCTGCCCTTCGCCGGCCGGCGCATCGCGGTCATCGGCGCCGGGGCCTCGGGCTTCGATGCGGCGGTCCACGCCCTGCGGGGCGGCGCCGCGGCGGTCGTGCTGCATGCCAGGCGCGCGGTGCTGCCCAATGTCGAGGTGCTGGCCTGGTCGAACTTCCCGGGCTTCCTGATGAGCTTCGCCGATCTGCCCGACGAGGAGCGCTGGCGCTTCATGCGGCGCATGCGCGGCCTGGTGGCGCCGCCGACCCAGGAGATGTTCGACGAGGCGGCGGCCGATCCGCGCTTCTCCCTGCGCCTCGGCGGCACGGTCACGGTCGCGGCCGAGGCCGGCGGCGTCGCGGTCGCCTCGGATGGAGACGGCGCGCCGTTCGACCATCTCATCGCCGCGACCGGCTTTGCCACCGATCTTTCCCAGCGGCCGGAGCTCGCCGCCCTGCATCCGCACATGGCGCTGTGGCGCGACCGCTTCCGCCCGGCGGCGGGCGAGGAGGACGACGAGCTCGCCGCCTATCCCTATCTCGGCCGCGCCTTCGAGCTGCAGAGCGTCTCGCCCGCCCATGCGGCGACGCTCGGGCGCGTCCACCTCTTCAACACCGGCGCGGTGCCGAGCCTCGGCCCGGTCTGCAACGGCGTGACCGGGCTCAAATATGGGGCGCCGCGCATCGCCGACGCGATCGCGCGCGACCTGTTCACGGAGGACCGCGCCATGCACTATGATCGCCTGATGTCCTACGACGACAGCATGTTCGACGGATCGCCCGAGCGCCTGGCGGCGCTGCGCGCCGGCCTCACGCCGGTCGGCCGCCGCAACGGGGCGGCGCGGGCCGAGGCGGACCGGCTGATCGCCAAGACGCGCGGCCGCAGCGCCGAGTTCCCTGTCCTGCTCGCCAACCACCTGCCGATGGTGCTGGAGGCGCTGTGCCGGCTCGGCGCCTCGCCCGAGCGGCTCGCCGCCTATGCCGAGCACTATGACAGCCTGCACGCCGTGCCGCCGCTGCCCGCACCGGTCGCGCCGATCACCGCCGGGAGCTGGACCGCGGCGCTCGGCGACCGCAGCCGCGAGGCCGATTACCGCGCCTTCTTCCTGCAGGAGACGCGGCGGCTCGGCGGCCCCGGCGCCATCCGCATCTATGTGCCCCGGCTCAGCCACGGCGTCGGCGCCAGCGCGCTGCACGGCCTGATGCGGCTCGCCTATGGCGTGCTGCGCGCCGACGACGCCGAGATCGGCGCCGGCCTCGGCTACTGGGCCGCGACCTTCCTGCCGCTGCCCGACCGGCCGGAGGGCCCGCCGGTCACGGACGAGCCGTTGGCGCTGGCTGCCGCCATGCAGGACATGCCGGCCTTCATCGGCGCCCATGTCGACTCCCACCTGCTTTGGGGCTGGATCGAGGCGATCGGCAACAAGCCGGAGTTCGCGCCGCTGATCGGGCGCCTCAGGCTCGGGCCGGACGGGCTCGACCGCGTCGCCGCCGCCTCGCTGGCGCTCTATGCCGGCACGATGAGCTTCGAGGCGCTGCATGCGGTGACCGGCAGCCATTGGGTGCGCCTCGTCGCCCCGCATCTCGACGATCCCCGGCAGCTGACGCGCCACTTCTGGCAGGTCATCCTCGCCGTCTATCCGAAGATCGGCATGCCGGCGCCGGCGAGCGCCGAGGCGATGGCGGCGCTGCGGGCCGTGCCTCCGCCGCCCGACGCCGAGATCGCCGGGGCAGCCGTGGCATCGGACGACGAGCACGATCACAGCCTGGTCTTCTCCGCCCTGCAGGAATACGCGCGGACCGGCGATCCGCTCTATCGCGTGCTGGCGGCCAGGCGCGTGGGGCTGCTGCCTTGA